A genomic stretch from Deltaproteobacteria bacterium includes:
- a CDS encoding 3-dehydroquinate synthase has product MEDSIPLPKRIVLTGFMGTGKSGVGKLLAEKLGYTLIDTDQIICEKSGLRVADHFAQHGEASFRTLESQVLQEALSQGCVVVAVGGGAILSAHNRRLIQKLSRPILLTASVASILQRLVHDTGRPLLKGDDKEGQIRALLQKREPLYFEIESQIHTDDLSISEVVEKILKILSQNPHCHYVELGARRYPIYFEHNALPNLSRQLRENFSGQKLIILTNTTVGKIYLKAVATALTKHFEVAVIKIPDGERYKNLNTVSKIYAQLVKLKADRQSLLLALGGGVVGDIAGFVAGTYLRGIPFVQVPTTLLAQVDSSVGGKTGVDLTSGKNLVGVFHQPKLVFIDTLFLKTLPKRELLAGMAEVIKYGAIGDEGLFARVEALAEGILQGKYELLKPIIRRSCEIKADIVEQDEFETTGLRSLLNFGHTVGHAVETLTGYRRYLHGEAIAMGMVFAAKKSLSLGFCHAQEIERLEGLLKVFNLPTELPKLPLPKLKQTLLADKKRVSSFINFVYLQKIGKAFAQKTKVESIFGN; this is encoded by the coding sequence TAAGTCTGGTGTGGGGAAGTTATTAGCCGAAAAATTAGGCTATACCCTTATCGATACCGATCAAATCATTTGTGAAAAATCGGGCTTAAGGGTTGCTGACCATTTTGCTCAACATGGTGAGGCGAGCTTTCGTACCCTTGAGAGTCAAGTTTTACAAGAAGCCTTAAGCCAAGGGTGTGTAGTGGTAGCGGTGGGTGGGGGGGCGATTTTATCAGCCCATAATCGGCGCCTTATTCAAAAGTTAAGTCGACCCATTTTATTAACCGCTTCAGTGGCTAGCATTCTGCAGCGCCTCGTTCATGATACAGGTCGCCCCTTGCTTAAAGGAGATGATAAAGAGGGCCAAATTCGGGCATTGCTGCAAAAACGAGAACCTCTATATTTTGAAATCGAATCTCAAATCCATACCGATGATTTATCCATTTCCGAAGTTGTAGAAAAAATTCTCAAAATTTTATCGCAAAATCCTCATTGTCATTATGTTGAGTTGGGGGCAAGGCGTTACCCTATTTATTTTGAACATAATGCCTTGCCAAACTTAAGTCGGCAGTTACGAGAAAATTTTAGCGGTCAAAAATTGATTATCCTCACGAATACCACGGTAGGTAAAATTTATCTCAAAGCGGTTGCAACTGCTTTGACCAAGCACTTTGAAGTGGCAGTGATTAAAATCCCTGATGGAGAAAGATATAAAAATCTCAATACTGTTTCGAAGATTTATGCTCAGTTAGTGAAGCTTAAAGCCGATCGGCAGTCTTTGTTATTAGCCTTAGGTGGTGGAGTGGTGGGGGATATTGCTGGGTTTGTGGCGGGTACCTATTTGCGAGGGATTCCTTTTGTGCAGGTTCCAACCACCTTATTGGCGCAAGTGGATAGCTCAGTGGGTGGAAAGACCGGGGTTGATCTAACCAGTGGGAAAAACCTGGTGGGGGTGTTTCATCAACCCAAATTAGTCTTTATTGATACCCTCTTTTTAAAAACCTTGCCCAAGCGAGAACTGTTAGCCGGCATGGCAGAGGTTATCAAATATGGAGCGATAGGAGATGAAGGTTTATTTGCTCGGGTAGAGGCCTTAGCCGAAGGCATTTTGCAAGGGAAATATGAATTGTTAAAACCCATCATTCGCCGTTCTTGTGAGATTAAGGCCGACATTGTTGAACAAGATGAATTTGAAACAACCGGGCTTAGGTCGTTATTAAACTTTGGGCATACGGTGGGTCACGCCGTAGAAACGCTTACGGGCTATAGGCGGTATTTGCATGGCGAGGCGATCGCCATGGGCATGGTGTTTGCGGCAAAAAAATCTTTAAGTTTGGGCTTTTGCCATGCTCAAGAAATTGAGCGGTTAGAAGGGCTTTTAAAAGTTTTTAATCTTCCTACTGAATTGCCAAAATTGCCTTTGCCTAAGCTTAAGCAAACCCTATTGGCCGATAAAAAAAGGGTATCTTCTTTTATTAATTTTGTATATTTACAAAAAATAGGCAAAGCCTTTGCGCAAAAAACC